gtgtgtgtgtgtgtgtatatatatatatatatggacaacttGTGAGGGGAATTTGGTAGGTGGTTGGAAACTGCACATAtgcctgtctcacacacacacacacacacagaagtgttcTAGTAGTTAAATCACTTCAGTCAATCTTAATAATTAGAGCTGTAGTAATTAGAGTAGACTGTCtcacttaaaaaacaaacaaacaaatgcaataCATCTGCACCAAATTCACCTttatctatgttttatatatatatatggtctccTTCTTATAGGATCTGCTGACAAGATAATACATAttctaatgttgaaaataaaatatattttgtaaattaggATAACGATAGCATATTTTTCAGGTCAGCATGAAGTTCATCTGAATAACCATAGTCCATATTAGAAAGGGTGGATACCCGAGTAATTTCCAGAGTAATATCCCTTGTAAGGCACACGAGTTTAATAAGatgcttaaaaatataaacattgtctgacatgcacaaataaaaagaacataGCTCCAATAATGGACAGAGATGACGACtgttgaagaggttgcaagaagcaatgaaaagtttgaaaaaaaaaataatgagtggaaattgaactggtgagtgtgtttgctaaataaggcattaaaacagaatgactctccccagacacaaaatTTGGAAAGTAGGCTATTTTTAATAGCAGATTTATCAGCAAAAGTCGTAATATTTTCAAGATATTCCGTTTAGTATCAAATCAAGCTTCACATGatgaattttatatgtataatcaCAAATTTAAACAATCGTAATGCTTAGCTTTGTATAACAGCTTTGTCAACAGAATTGCTATACATGCAGTTATATGACTTGTCACCAATGCAGATATTTTCCAAGTCTGAAGAATTTGATACGTAATCGTTTTTGCCAGTAACAAAATCTGTAAAGGATTTTTCATCTTTATCATGATGCTTCATACAAGTGAAACTTGGAACTGCCCGAATGTAAGGGCTAGATTTTTGATCTTCATTACTTTCTTCGGAAGGTGCTAGTTTCTTAGCACCACAGCTATCAAAACTAAAGTCCATTTCTTTATATCCATAATCCATTGGAATTTCAGTAAACTGTTCTTTAGAACTATTATTTTGAAGATCAAGAAGACCTTGGACATTTATATCTTtgcttttaaaatcattttctgaGCTCACTttttcacataaatacatttgattGCATTCACTTTCTGGAGAAGGCTCTGAACACAACTTGGCTTTTATTAAAACAGAAGAACTGTCATAAGCTTCATCATTGATCTGAAAAAtcagataaggaaaaaaaaaaaaaaatgaaatgaatagaaaaatactGATATTAATGaaacagacaaaatgaaaaaaaaaaaccttaaatgcacttcttatttttaaataaatctaagGCACTCTGGacaatttcttccaactcttatgttctgggttcaaatgctgcagaggtcaacttttgAGTCAACAGTTAAGCAATGGGTTCTATGTAATTTACTTACTTATTCtgtcaaaactgctggctttgtgccaaaattagaaagaatttagtaaaatctcAGCATGTATGTTGTTCATTAGAAAATCGATTATGAATAATTATACTTAATATTTTGGAGATGCAATTGTTTGATaaatgatttgatctgagatctTGTGTTGAAAATGACACATATTGTATAACAGTCATTTTGGTTatttaaaatcacacaaaaatcacaacatatatttttgaTACATTTGTTTGACAGCTGCATCAAGAAGTGCCAATCGCTAATTGTGGAGAGAATGCGTGGAaggggtagactcaggaagatgtaggacaaagtggtgagaaaaaacttcagatgttgggcttcacagaaaagtgacaaaggagtaagATTTCTGGCAGGTTTGctttgcttgagaagacatgtcaagatAAGTAAAATTATGATTGttcttgcatacaggcatgtcccctaAATCCTtcttaataatactaattttGTCACACCCCTGCAAGCTAAACACTGACATAATTCTGCTTTATTCACTGAACTGTATCAATGACCAGGCTTCAAAAGTCTCACAGAAgactgttgtcatcgtcatcatcatcttatgtCTATTTTCCACGCTGGTATAgcatgggatggacagtttgacaggagcaggccagctgaagagctgcctgggctctatgtctgtttttgcatggtttctacagttggatgcc
This DNA window, taken from Octopus bimaculoides isolate UCB-OBI-ISO-001 unplaced genomic scaffold, ASM119413v2 Scaffold_159874, whole genome shotgun sequence, encodes the following:
- the LOC106867153 gene encoding uncharacterized protein LOC106867153, with protein sequence MLPILLFSLQGKTENKYYSVSSVMHVDSLSSCINDEAYDSSSVLIKAKLCSEPSPESECNQMYLCEKVSSENDFKSKDINVQGLLDLQNNSSKEQFTEIPMDYGYKEMDFSFDSCGAKKLAPSEESNEDQKSSPYIRAVPSFTCMKHHDKDEKSFTDFVTGKNDYVSNSSDLENICIGDKSYNCMYSNSVDKAVIQS